From the genome of Glycine max cultivar Williams 82 chromosome 2, Glycine_max_v4.0, whole genome shotgun sequence, one region includes:
- the LOC100801279 gene encoding kinesin-like protein KIN-14I, whose product MAALSFSVASVVEDVLQQHGTRLKDLDLESRKAEEAAFRRYEAAGWLRKMVGVVAAKDLPAEPSEEEFRLGLRSGIILCNVLNKVQPGAVPRVVESPIDSALVPDGAPLSAFQYFENVRNFLLAVQEIGVPTFEASDLEQGGKSARIVNSVLALKSYSEWKQTGGNGVWKFGGTIKPTVSSKSFVRKNSEPFTNSLSRNSSINEKSMTALTSDVESNKMSGSHSLSMLVRAVLLDKKPEEVPLLVESVLNKVVEEFEHRIASQGEQTKISRGAVLLGNGSVSKFVMADKKMDNKIPMVTKKERLLHKNFVDDEESKRQLLKKQMLFDQQQRDIQELKHTIHTTKAGMQFLQMKFHEEFSNLGRHVHGLAHAASGYNRVLEENRKLYNQVQDLKGSIRVYCRVRPFLSAQANYSSTVNNIEDGTITINIPSKNGKGHRSFNFNKVFGPSASQAEVFSDMQPLIRSVLDGFNVCIFAYGQTGSGKTHTMTGPKEITEKSRGVNYRALSDLFLTADQRRDTFCYDVSVQMIEIYNEQVRDLLVTDGSNKRLEIRSNSQRGLSVPDACLVPVSSTKDVIELMNLGQRNRAVGATALNDRSSRSHSCLTVHVQGRDLTSGTILRGCMHLVDLAGSERVDKSEATGDRLKEAQHINKSLSALGDVIASLAQKNQHVPYRNSKLTQLLQDSLGGQAKTLMFVHISPEVDAVGETISTLKFAERVATVELGAARVNKDGADVKELKEQIACLKAALARKEGESEHSLSGSSEKYRTMASELSPYHANQQGADIVSPGCRQPMLDVGNIELHSSTTLRQKTQSYDFDEMSTNSPPWPPVNNPRQLYGDDDRETGSGEWVDKVMVNKQDANKTENILGCWEADSGNLSDVFYQKYLQGSSKMFSERSYNMFMGGNNQFNVAGSDDMDDLDDTTTDSSEPDLLWQFNHSKLTSIANGNGSKARRPVSKPTNSPVLSKNNVHSSLGPSPSRKQSNSVSHRTARHPAPVDMKRKTGSRK is encoded by the exons ATGGCGGCATTGTCGTTCTCAGTGGCATCCGTGGTGGAAGATGTGCTTCAACAACACGGTACTCGCCTCAAAGATCTTGACTTGGAATCTAGAAAAGCAGAAGAAGCTG CATTCAGAAGATATGAAGCAGCAGGGTGGCTGAGGAAAATGGTTGGAGTTGTTGCAGCTAAAGATTTGCCAGCAGAGCCATCTGAGGAAGAGTTTAGGCTTGGTTTGAGAAGTGGGATCATTCTCTGTAATGTTCTTAATAAAGTTCAACCTGGTGCTGTACCCAGG GTTGTGGAGAGTCCTATTGATTCTGCACTAGTCCCCGATGGAGCACCCTTATCCGCATTTCAGTATTTTGAAAATGTGAGGAACTTTCTGCTGGCTGTGCAGGAAATTGGAGTTCCTACCTTTGAGGCATCTGATCTGGAACAA GGAGGAAAATCAGCCAGGATTGTGAACAGCGTCTTAGCTCTTAAGTCCTATAGTGAATGGAAACAGACTGGGGGTAATGGTGTGTGGAAATTTGGAGGAACTATCAAACCCACTGTCTCTTCAAAATCTTTTGTGAGAAAAAACTCTGAGCCATTTACTAATTCCCTGTCAAGGAACTCGTCCATCAATGAAAAATCCATGACTGCTCTTACCTCTGATGTCGAGTCTAATAAAATG TCTGGGTCTCACTCTTTGAGTATGCTTGTTCGTGCAGTACTATTAGATAAGAAGCCTGAAGAAGTTCCATTG TTAGTTGAATCAGTCTTGAATAAGGTCGTAGAGGAGTTTGAGCATCGCATTGCCAGCCAGGGTGAACAG ACAAAAATTTCAAGAGGTGCTGTGTTGCTAGGCAATGGATCTGTATCAAAGTTTGTTATGGCAGATAAAAAG ATGGATAACAAGATTCCTATGgtaacaaagaaagaaagattgcTCCATAAAAACTTTGTCGATGATGAGGAATCGAAAAGACAACTTCTGAAGAAGCAAATGCTCTTTGATCAACAGCAAAGAGATATTCAA GAACTAAAGCATACAATTCACACCACCAAAGCTGGTATGCAGTTCCTGCAAATGAAGTTTCATGAGGAGTTCTCCAATCTAG GCAGGCATGTTCATGGCTTAGCTCATGCTGCTTCTGGATATAATAGAGTTCTTGAAGAAAATCGCAAACTATACAATCAAGTTCAGGATCTTAAGG GAAGTATAAGGGTGTATTGTCGAGTAAGACCCTTCTTATCTGCACAAGCAAATTATTCAAGCACAGTGAATAATATAGAAGATGGAACTATCACAATTAATATTCCTTCAAAGAACGGGAAAGGTCACAGATCCTTTAACTTCAACAAAGTCTTTGGACCATCAGCATCCCAAG CGGAGGTCTTCTCTGATATGCAGCCACTCATTAGGTCTGTTCTTGATGGTTTCAATGTTTGCATATTTGCTTATGGCCAAACAGGATCAGGAAAAACTCACACTATG ACTGGACCAAAAGAGATCACCGAGAAAAGCAGAGGTGTAAATTACAGGGCTCTAAGTGATTTGTTTCTTACAGCAGATCAAAGAAGAGACACTTTTTGCTATGACGTGTCTGTTCAAATGATTGAGATTTATAATGAGCAAGTCAGAGATCTATTGGTTACTGATGGATCAAACAAAAG ATTAGAAATTCGTAGTAATTCTCAGAGAGGGCTCAGCGTACCAGATGCATGCCTAGTCCCAGTTTCATCAACAAAAGATGTTATTGAACTAATGAACCTGGGCCAAAGGAATCGTGCAGTCGGAGCAACGGCACTTAATGATCGTAGTAGTCGATCACACAG TTGCTTGACTGTTCATGTTCAAGGAAGAGACTTGACATCTGGAACTATTCTACGTGGATGCATGCATTTGGTTGACTTGGCAGGAAGTGAGAGAGTTGACAAATCTGAGGCCACAGGAGATAGGCTGAAAGAAGCACAGCACATTAACAAATCTCTTTCAGCTTTGGGTGATGTCATTGCTTCCCTTGCTCAGAAAAACCAACATGTCCCTTACAGAAATAGCAAACTCACACAGTTACTCCAGGATTCACTCG GAGGACAGGCCAAGACACTAATGTTTGTTCACATAAGTCCAGAGGTTGATGCTGTTGGAGAAACAATTAGCACCTTAAAATTTGCAGAAAGAGTTGCCACAGTTGAACTTGGTGCTGCTCGAGTGAACAAGGATGGGGCAGATGTCAAAGAGCTCAAAGAACAG ATAGCCTGCCTCAAGGCAGCATTGGCAAGAAAGGAAGGTGAATCAGAACATTCTTTATCAGGCAGCTCTGAAAAATATAGGACAATGGCTAGTGAGCTATCACCTTATCATGCAAACCAACAGGGTGCTGATATTGTGAGCCCAGGGTGCCGGCAACCAATGCTTGATGTAGGCAATATAGAG CTTCACAGTAGTACCACATTGAGACAAAAAACTCAGAGCTATGATTTTGATGAGATGTCAACGAATTCACCGCCCTGGCCCCCGGTGAATAATCCTAGACAACTCTATGGGGATGATGACAGAGAAACTGGCTCAGGAGAGTGGGTAGATAAAGTCATGGTAAACAAGCAAGATGCTAATAAAACTGAGAACATCTTAGGGTGTTGGGAAGCAGACAGTGGGAACTTATCCGATGTCTTTTATCAAAAATATCTCCAAGGTTCTTCCAAAATGTTCTCAGAACGATCCTACAACATGTTCATGGGAGGCAACAACCAGTTTAACGTTGCTGGTTCAGATGACATGGATGATCTTGATGATACAACCACTGATTCCTCGGAACCTGACTTGCTTTGGCAATTTAATCATTCCAAACTTACCAGCATAGCCAATGGCAACGGATCAAAGGCTAGGAGACCTGTCTCAAAGCCCACAAATAGCCCAGTATTGAG CAAGAATAATGTTCATTCTTCTCTTGGTCCTTCACCTTCAAGGAAACAATCAAACAGTGTCTCACATCGAACAGCAAGACATCCAGCTCCAGTTGACATGAAACGTAAAACTGGGAGTAGAAAGTAA